A genomic region of Miscanthus floridulus cultivar M001 unplaced genomic scaffold, ASM1932011v1 fs_753_4, whole genome shotgun sequence contains the following coding sequences:
- the LOC136532975 gene encoding disease resistance protein RGA5-like → MDLVAGAVGSIIGKLGELLQAEYKLQEGLPEQIESLKKELECAQTAFLTVKEVPPEQLDPQVRLWAREVREASYDMEDILDALLVDVVEGAAPAETESRDGLLKRLQEKMANIAIEDMKKRLQKVSDRRDRYSIPVAVPSPFTKLDPRLVDMHKEAAQIIGIERTRKELIAMLQSSSHVHGDAGVSGNSNKMVIVSVVGAGGLGKTTLAKAVYDELSPDYDCQAFLSVGRNPDLVQVFTSIFFLLDKEKYTAIRDVKNLQLLIGELRKFLEIKRYFIVIDDVWDINSWQAIGSALHRNNNGSRVVKTTRNLEVACGDEVYQLGPLSHDNSKKLFYMRLYGGEGKCPAHYPEEASQKILDKCGGVPLAIITMASLLVGKSREDWFEVCSSPGFYRGRENKQVDATVWILSLSYYDLPSHLKTCLLYLSVYPEDYEIRKDSLIWKWVAEGFIEKKTGTSLFQRGEEYFHQLINRSMIQGVESEEEGIIHGCRVHDIVLDLIRGLAGEENFMTISNDDGGTSSSHKVRRLAHHNRKLLDQSHPDSRHRDMTQLRSLVAHGCDITGFVLHPSFKLLRVLALESCTSSDNDESDRHWLEHLGNLVHLRYLGLRGTKVRELPEAIGDLKLLQTLDFQGIGHMELVQLPSSVSLLTRLVCLRFDMTMRVPDGFLQKVTSLEELQINVHVLVF, encoded by the exons ATGGATCTTGTGGCCGGGGCAGTGGGCAGCATCATCGGCAAGCTCGGCGAGCTGCTGCAGGCGGAGTACAAGCTGCAGGAGGGCCTGCCGGAGCAAATCGAGTCTCTGAAAAAAGAGCTCGAATGTGCACAAACGGCTTTCCTCACGGTGAAAGAAGTGCCGCCAGAGCAGCTGGATCCACAGGTCCGGCTCTGGGCTCGCGAGGTCAGAGAGGCGTCCTACGACATGGAGGACATCCTCGACGCCTTGCTCGTCGATGTCGTGGAGGGGGCCGCACCAGCTGAGACTGAGAGCAGGGATGGCTTGCTCAAACGTCTCCAGGAGAAGATGGCCAACATCGCGATCGAGGACATGAAGAAACGACTCCAGAAGGTGTCAGACCGTCGCGACAGGTACTCCATACCCGTTGCAGTTCCTTCGCCATTCACCAAACTAGATCCTCGCCTTGTGGACATGCACAAAGAGGCAGCGCAGATTATCGGCATCGAGAGGACGAGGAAGGAGCTCATAGCCATGCTTCAGTCATCATCCCACGTCCATGGAGACGCTGGTGTGTCCGGCAACAGCAACAAGATGGTGATAGTTTCTGTGGTCGGAGCTGGTGGTCTGGGTAAGACCACTCTTGCCAAGGCGGTTTACGACGAGCTGAGTCCGGACTATGATTGTCAAGCATTTCTTTCGGTTGGCCGCAATCCTGACCTGGTGCAAGTCTTCACCAGCATCTTCTTCCTTCTCGACAAAGAAAAGTACACGGCCATTCGTGATGTAAAGAACCTACAACTGCTCATTGGCGAACTACGAAAATTCCTTGAAATCAAGAG GTACTTCATCGTTATTGATGATGTATGGGATATAAATTCCTGGCAAGCAATAGGATCAGCTTTGCATCGGAACAATAATGGAAGTAGAGTAGTCAAAACTACTCGAAATCTTGAAGTAGCTTGTGGCGATGAAGTTTACCAGCTTGGCCCTCTTTCACATGATAACTCAAAGAAGCTCTTTTATATGAGGCTATATGGTGGTGAAGGCAAATGTCCTGCTCATTATCCTGAAGAGGCATCCCAAAAAATTCTTGACAAATGTGGCGGTGTGCCATTAGCTATCATCACAATGGCTAGCTTGTTGGTGGGCAAATCAAGAGAGGATTGGTTTGAGGTCTGCAGTTCTCCTGGTTTCTATCGTGGCAGAGAGAACAAGCAAGTAGATGCTACTGTGTGGATATTGTCCCTTAGCTACTATGATCTGCCTTCTCATCTAAAGACCTGCTTACTGTACCTAAGTGTGTATCCCGAAGACTATGAGATCCGGAAAGATTCTTTGATATGGAAGTGGGTAGCAGAAGGTTTTATAGAGAAGAAAACAGGAACAAGCTTGTTTCAGCGGGGAGAGGAATACTTCCATCAGCTCATAAACAGAAGCATGATCCAAGGGGTAGAGTCAGAAGAGGAGGGCATCATACATGGCTGTCGTGTTCATGACATAGTCCTTGATCTTATTCGTGGTCTGGCAGGCGAAGAAAACTTCATGACTATCTCAAATGATGATGGAGGAACATCATCGTCACACAAGGTGCGCCGGTTAGCACACCATAACAGGAAACTGTTGGATCAATCTCATCCTGATAGTCGTCATAGGGACATGACACAACTGAGGTCACTGGTTGCCCATGGGTGTGATATCACTGGTTTTGTCTTGCATCCGAGCTTTAAACTCTTACGTGTGCTAGCCTTAGAGAGTTGCACATCATCTGATAATGATGAGTCTGACAGGCACTGGCTTGAGCATCTCGGAAATCTAGTTCACTTGAGGTACCTAGGGCTACGAGGTACAAAGGTCAGAGAGCTCCCAGAGGCGATAGGGGATCTAAAGCTTCTACAGACACTGGACTTTCAAGGTATCGGACATATGGAATTAGTCCAACTGCCATCGAGCGTTAGCCTGCTAACGCGCTTGGTCTGCCTAAGATTTGACATGACGATGAGGGTGCCCGATGGGTTCCTCCAGAAGGTGACGTCACTGGAGGAGCTACAGATAAATGTTCATGTGCTTGTCTTCTAA